A window of Candidatus Poribacteria bacterium contains these coding sequences:
- the grpE gene encoding nucleotide exchange factor GrpE codes for MEEREKEEEVKTEEVKAEVEGEKAEGNQQEEKLLSESLDEIERIKAEVEAARDRLLRAAAEYENFKKRAEREKEEAMKFIAESIVLDIIPIIDNLDRAIKSAKSDERKNFDALLQGIEMIQKQMLSVLEKYGVGIIESEGQPFDPRIHEAILQVPSEEHPENTVVQEFERGYTLHDKVIRPAKVIVSKLPEPKEKEEGESVDA; via the coding sequence ATGGAGGAGAGGGAAAAGGAAGAAGAGGTGAAAACAGAGGAGGTTAAAGCTGAGGTTGAGGGGGAAAAGGCCGAGGGCAATCAGCAGGAGGAGAAGCTGCTCTCCGAGTCCCTCGATGAGATAGAAAGGATAAAGGCCGAGGTCGAGGCTGCCAGGGATAGATTGCTCAGGGCTGCGGCGGAGTACGAGAACTTCAAAAAGCGGGCTGAACGTGAGAAAGAGGAGGCGATGAAGTTCATCGCCGAAAGCATCGTGCTCGATATCATCCCGATCATCGATAACCTCGACAGGGCGATAAAATCGGCTAAATCTGACGAGAGGAAAAACTTCGATGCCCTGCTCCAGGGGATCGAGATGATACAAAAGCAGATGTTGAGCGTGCTCGAAAAATACGGCGTCGGCATCATAGAGTCCGAGGGCCAACCCTTCGACCCTAGAATCCACGAGGCTATCCTGCAGGTTCCCTCGGAGGAACATCCCGAAAACACCGTCGTGCAGGAGTTCGAAAGGGGATACACGCTTCACGATAAGGTCATCAGACCGGCCAAGGTGATCGTTTCAAAACTGCCTGAGCCGAAGGAAAAGGAGGAGGGTGAAAGCGTAGATGCCTAA
- the hrcA gene encoding heat-inducible transcription repressor HrcA, with protein sequence MRGLNSAELTERQRKILEAVIHCYTFTAEPVGSRTVAKRYNLGISPATVRNVMADLEEMGYLFQPHTSAGRVPTEKGYRLYVDELMKESGLTREEKELIEREYEKVKHQLDRIMEHTSKILSLISRYVGVAVTPPMHEGVFRHIELISVGANTVLSVIITASSMVRNKLISLDFEIPRQELERIADIINERLSGISMSRIRDLANDPMELRSMLGLEGERFSVVRYALDFDPDVQVYLDGRANMLSQPEFSSVKRMERIFRVLEERDRVWRILYPAGRAGEVQVKIGSEVKCRGMEECSVVSAVYRAGDMVGTIGIIGPKRMEYPRVIPLVRYTARMVSQVLGR encoded by the coding sequence TTGAGAGGATTGAACTCCGCAGAGCTGACGGAAAGACAGAGGAAGATACTGGAGGCCGTCATACATTGCTATACGTTCACTGCCGAGCCGGTCGGTTCCAGGACCGTGGCCAAGAGGTATAACCTCGGTATCAGCCCTGCCACGGTTCGGAATGTGATGGCGGATCTGGAGGAGATGGGTTACCTATTCCAACCCCACACCTCCGCCGGAAGGGTGCCGACCGAAAAGGGATATCGCCTCTATGTGGACGAGCTGATGAAGGAGAGCGGATTGACGCGGGAGGAGAAGGAACTCATAGAGAGGGAATATGAGAAGGTGAAACATCAACTCGATAGAATTATGGAGCACACCTCGAAGATCCTCTCCCTGATCTCCAGATATGTTGGGGTGGCCGTCACACCACCGATGCATGAGGGGGTGTTCAGGCACATCGAGTTGATCTCCGTCGGGGCCAATACGGTGTTGTCCGTGATCATAACCGCTTCCAGTATGGTGCGAAATAAACTGATATCGCTCGATTTCGAGATACCTCGCCAGGAGTTGGAGAGGATAGCCGATATCATAAATGAGAGGTTGTCGGGGATAAGCATGAGCAGGATAAGGGATCTGGCCAACGATCCCATGGAGCTCAGAAGTATGCTCGGGCTGGAGGGGGAGAGGTTCAGCGTGGTTCGATACGCCTTGGATTTCGATCCGGACGTCCAGGTGTACCTCGACGGTCGAGCGAACATGCTCTCCCAACCCGAATTCTCCTCGGTGAAACGGATGGAGAGGATCTTCAGGGTGCTGGAGGAGAGGGATCGGGTGTGGAGGATCCTGTATCCGGCCGGAAGAGCGGGAGAGGTGCAGGTCAAGATCGGCAGTGAGGTCAAATGTAGAGGGATGGAGGAGTGCAGCGTCGTCAGCGCCGTCTACAGGGCCGGGGATATGGTAGGAACCATCGGGATCATAGGCCCTAAGAGAATGGAATATCCGCGCGTCATACCGCTCGTCAGATACACGGCGAGGATGGTCAGCCAGGTGTTGGGAAGATGA